From one Branchiostoma floridae strain S238N-H82 chromosome 3, Bfl_VNyyK, whole genome shotgun sequence genomic stretch:
- the LOC118410824 gene encoding IgGFc-binding protein-like, translated as MARLLLPLLALAAIFGCSLAVRDNKGTEFILTFPENFQRDLNQPKLFITTQSLAGASVTITLPANGFQTGVQATYGAVTQVDLDRAASELRGSQKSDKAVHITSDVEIVVYGVFAERASSDAYLALPTDVLGMEYYVPCTTIVRNWNEEGLVDIPSEFGVAGVRDGTTVTITPTQAVTFDGQNYAAGQAFTVQLNRFETLQVQATEDLTGSRITANQPVAVLSGNLFAVVGNGQQGTGDHVVEMIPPVDTWGKEFVTVPLKKHTGGDLFRVVAARDNTQVDVTNENMKTLNAGDYWEFDVPSNEYRHVTSSEPVLLVQYSKTGSVDSTATDPFMMFIPPVAQFESEYTFATVDLIADPSASTHHVNLVIRSADKAGLRLDGALLPGNTVWQPVPGTNYEATRLTISGGTHRVVHISPIATFGLFSYGYTQPESYGYPGGLRLAQIAVFCSVTNPVANDRVDNDCDGRVDEELLNGADDDGDGLIDEDLASGTCYDDREQYKTCVEQEVQNCKNQVLNSLGLSRRSKREAKSALEYETPIRYSYGNLVAAVGVMACGSIMVVAMATIYLKEKRRLQ; from the exons ATGGCGCGCCTACTCCTGCCCCTGTTGGCCCTGGCTGCTATTTTCGGCTGCAGTCTTG ctgtCCGAGACAACAAGGGTACCGAGTTCATCTTGACATTCCCGGAAAATTTCCAGAGGGACTTAAACCAACCCAAACTGTTCATCACCACCCAGTCTCTGGCCGGGGCCAGCGTCACCATCACACTCCCTGCTAACGGCTTCCAGACCGGCGTGCAGGCGACTTATGGGGCG GTGACACAGGTGGACTTGGACCGTGCGGCCTCGGAGCTTCGCGGCAGTCAGAAGAGCGACAAGGCCGTTCACATCACGTCCGATGTGGAGATCGTGGTGTACGGAGTGTTCGCCGAGAGAGCCTCGTCTGACGCCTACCTGGCCCTGCCCACCGACGTGCTGGGGATGGAGTACTACGTGCCCTGTACAACTATCGTGCGCAACTGGAACGAAGAGGGCTTGGTGGACATTCCGTCTG AGTTCGGAGTCGCCGGTGTCCGTGACGGGACGACCGTCACCATTACTCCCACCCAGGCCGTGACGTTCGACGGACAAAACTACGCCGCGGGACAGGCGTTCACTGTCCAACTCAACCGGTTTGAAACACTCCAG GTCCAGGCTACAGAGGACCTGACGGGCTCCAGGATCACGGCTAACCAGCCTGTGGCCGTGCTGAGCGGAAACCTGTTCGCCGTGGTGGGGAACGGTCAGCAGGGGACGGGAGACCACGTGGTAGAGATGATCCCTCCCGTGGACACCTGGGGGAAGGAGTTCGTCACCGTCCCGCTGAAGAAACACACTGGTGGCGACCTGTTCCGCGTGGTGGCCGCCAGAGACAACACGCAG GTCGATGTGACCAATGAGAACATGAAGACCCTGAACGCTGGTGACTACTGGGAGTTTGATGTCCCCTCGAACGAGTACAGGCACGTGACGTCTAGCGAGCCTGTGTTGTTGGTTCAGTACAG TAAGACTGGAAGTGTCGACAGCACGGCAACCGACCCGTTCATGATGTTCATCCCGCCCGTGGCGCAGTTTGAGTCAGAGTACACCTTCGCCACAGTGGACCTTATTGCCGATCCCTCCGCGTCAACTCACCATGTCAACCTCGTCATCAG GTCAGCTGACAAAGCTGGTCTCCGATTGGATGGAGCATTGTTGCCTGGCAACACTGTGTGGCAGCCCGTCCCTGGGACCAACTACGAGGCAACACGACTGACCATCTCTGGGGGCACCCACAGAGTTGTTCACATCTCTCCCATCGCCACCTTCGGTCTCTTCAG CTATGGGTACACGCAGCCGGAGTCTTACGGCTACCCGGGCGGACTCAGGCTGGCTCAGATCGCCGTGTTCTGCAGCGTCACCAACCCTGTCGCCAACGACCGCGTGGATAACGACTGTGACGGACGTGTGGACGAGGAGCTGCTGAACGGCGCCGATGACGATGGCGATGGACTGATCGACGAGGATCTGGCCAGTG GAACCTGCTATGACGACAGGGAACAGTACAAGACCTGTGTGGAACAGGAAGTCCAGAACTGTAAGAACCAGGTTCTGAACAGCCTGGGATTGTCTAGGAGGTCCAAGAGGGAAGCCAAGTCAGCTTTGGAGTATG aaaCACCGATCAGGTACTCCTATGGAAACCTGGTGGCCGCTGTTGGTGTAATGGCCTGTGGATCCATCATGgtcgttgctatggcaaccatCTACCTGAAAGAGAAGCGTCGTCTGCAGTGA